The genomic stretch GTTCAACAGCATTACCAGCGGCGCCAGCAACGACATCGAACGCGCCACCGCCATCGCCCGCAAGATGGTATGCGAGTGGGGGATGAGCGACAAACTCGGTCCTTTGGCTTTCGGAGAAAAGGAGGGCGAAGTTTTTCTGGGCCGCGACATGGGGCACGTGAAGAACTACAGTGAAGCTACCGCGATTGAAATCGACAGTGAAATCCGCCGCATCGTGCAGGAGAACTACGATCGTACCCGGGAGATTCTCAAGACGAACAAGGAGGCTCTCGTGAAAGTCGCCGAGGCCCTGTTGGAGCGAGAAAACCTTGACGGCAGTGAAATTCAGGAGATGGTCTTCGGTAAAAAGGTCGAAGAGGCGGCTGAAGAGGCTGGCGGAACAATTTCACCCGGAGAGGGCTCCTGCGTGGAGACGGCTTCCGAGAAAGATGCTTGATGCGCTTTTTGCCGCGTCTCCTGCAGATCACCGATGAAGAGACCGCCCGGGTCGAGATTCAACGCATAGGTGCCGATCCCGCCGGTGTAGAAAAAATGGCCGGCAAAATGGTGCCGGCGCTGGTAAAGATCTCAACTATCCCCTGCCGCTGTGCCAATATCCTCAAGCAGGAGATGCTGGCCGTAGGAGGGGATGCGGCCGTTGCCCGTGGCAGCGTGGCCTGCACCATCGACCATACGGATGTCATCCTGATCGGCACGCGTAAACAGCTGAGCCTCCTTGGGCGTCGCCTTGGCGCTCAACCTTTCGGGCTGGCCGGGTTGGGAGTAGAGATCGGCGCCTTGCTTCGCGATATGGAAAGCGTGCCCTCCCGGCTCAATGGGCGACATGGCTTTTTGGACCTCTCGCGGCCGGCCATCATGGGGATATTGAACGTTACGCCGGATTCCTTTTCCGATGGGGGGCGCTATCAGGGTTTTGATGACGCTTTGCGACGAGTCGAGACCCTGGTTGCCGAAGGCGCCGATCTGATCGACGTCGGCGGTGAAAGTACCCGCCCCGGGGCGAAAGCCGTGGAGAGCGGGACAGAGATTGACAGGGTGGTGCCGGTCATTGAGGCGATCAAACAACGCTTCGATATTCTGCTCTCGGTCGACACGACCAAAAGCGAGGTTGCGGCCGCTTCCCTCGACGCCGGG from Desulfuromonas sp. KJ2020 encodes the following:
- the folP gene encoding dihydropteroate synthase, whose product is MRFLPRLLQITDEETARVEIQRIGADPAGVEKMAGKMVPALVKISTIPCRCANILKQEMLAVGGDAAVARGSVACTIDHTDVILIGTRKQLSLLGRRLGAQPFGLAGLGVEIGALLRDMESVPSRLNGRHGFLDLSRPAIMGILNVTPDSFSDGGRYQGFDDALRRVETLVAEGADLIDVGGESTRPGAKAVESGTEIDRVVPVIEAIKQRFDILLSVDTTKSEVAAASLDAGGHFVNDISGMQFDSRMAATVASRGGGVFVMHTRGRPDAMQQDTRYQDLLGEVIAYLRQCLERGRAAGIPESHMAVDPGVGFAKDLDGNLELIRRLGELRSLGRPILLGTSRKGFIGKVLDEPNPEARVMGTMATVALGVQQGATLFRVHDVRAARQTADMAWAICKPRGDVINK